The DNA window GGAAGCGCGATATCTTGCAGAAGCAGGCCAATCGGCGACGATACGTCGGACGGCCTGACGGGTGATTTCCGCGGCCGGCGATCGAGTCGCGTAAGGGCTATTTGATGTTTCCTCAGCGCAAAGCACGCATCGCTCGTCATGCGGCATACGCGATGACCGCGACCATCGCACTTCTGACGACCGGCTGCGGGCCCGGCTCCGGTCCGACCGTCTCGCTGACCAGCGACGACCCGGCCGGTCGAATCCCGGCGATCAAGGGGGCCGCTCAGCGGAAGGATCAAGCGTCGGTTCCCAAGCTGGTGGAATTGCTTTCCAGCGACGACCCGGCCGAGCGGTTCTACGCGATCGAGGCCCTGCGGCGCATCACGGGTAAAACGATGGGCTACAATTACTATGGCTCGGAACAGGAGCGCGCCCAGGCGATCGATCGATGGAAAGCCTCGATCGCACCGACGACCCAACCCAGGTAGGTTGGCGCGCATGCAACGTTAGTGCCGGAGGAGTCGATGGGCAGTCGACAAGTTCAAGATCCGAAGCCGGCAGTGCCGCCGGACCAGCTTCATTTGCGTGTCAGCAGTGACACCGCTAACCTCGCCGAGGTCCGCCGTGCCGTCGAGTCGTACGCCGGTGCCGCCGGCTTCGACGAAGCGGCCGTCGCGGAAATCGGGTTGGTTGTCAATGAGGCGATGGCGAACGTCATCCGGCACGCCTACGGTAATCAGACGGGTCGTCCGATCGAACTGGAAGCCGAGCCCGTTAGTGAGCCCCATCACGGGATTGTCCTTCGACTGCGGATGCGGGATTGGGGCAACGGTATCAGCCCGGAGGATGTCCCTGTTCGCGGTTATGTCCCGGGCGAGCCGGGCGGCCTCGGGCTGGTTTGCCTGAAGCAGATGATGGACAGCGTCGAATACAGCCCCCAGCCCGATGGAATGCTACTGACCATGACCAAGCGACGAGCAAAAGGTGAGTCGGCAAAGAGTGAGTCGATGCCGTCAGGCGAGTAGAATCGGCTTGGGAACGCAGACGATGCAACAAGATGGGGGTTGGTCGACGAACGGCCCCGCACGGAGATTCGAATGAGTGAGTTGCGTACCAGCACTGAAATGGTCCCGTCCGCACGCGTGGAGGGCGATGCGCTGGTGCTTAGCGTTCGCGGCGAGATCGATCTTCACAACAGCCCCGAACTCCGCACCGAAGTCCTTGATCTGCTCAACAAGCAGTCCCCCAAGCGACTGATTCTGAATCTCGGACAGGTCCCCTACATGGACAGCAGCGCGATCGCCGTCCTGGTCGAATCGTTGCAGAAGGTTCGCAAGTCCGGCGGGCGCGTGCTTCTCACCGACCTGCAGCCCCGCGTCAAAAGCCTTCTGGAAATCGCGAGACTGGGCAGCATCTTTGTCATTTGTAAGGACGAGGCCGAAG is part of the Humisphaera borealis genome and encodes:
- a CDS encoding HEAT repeat domain-containing protein translates to MTATIALLTTGCGPGSGPTVSLTSDDPAGRIPAIKGAAQRKDQASVPKLVELLSSDDPAERFYAIEALRRITGKTMGYNYYGSEQERAQAIDRWKASIAPTTQPR
- a CDS encoding ATP-binding protein; its protein translation is MGSRQVQDPKPAVPPDQLHLRVSSDTANLAEVRRAVESYAGAAGFDEAAVAEIGLVVNEAMANVIRHAYGNQTGRPIELEAEPVSEPHHGIVLRLRMRDWGNGISPEDVPVRGYVPGEPGGLGLVCLKQMMDSVEYSPQPDGMLLTMTKRRAKGESAKSESMPSGE
- a CDS encoding STAS domain-containing protein, which encodes MSELRTSTEMVPSARVEGDALVLSVRGEIDLHNSPELRTEVLDLLNKQSPKRLILNLGQVPYMDSSAIAVLVESLQKVRKSGGRVLLTDLQPRVKSLLEIARLGSIFVICKDEAEALTK